A region of Cucumis melo cultivar AY chromosome 2, USDA_Cmelo_AY_1.0, whole genome shotgun sequence DNA encodes the following proteins:
- the LOC103487266 gene encoding U11/U12 small nuclear ribonucleoprotein 48 kDa protein isoform X3, protein MRAVNPSLPFPPNQTFPSFLPPNPNPNSHIHDSSHSESQHPSLDLPSSFSSLNTLIHLANQTLESLSYLTPSVFANHSRLLHCYFDRRHRVPPHSLFRHSLLCPSASLHPIDPTQLFQSLLYPQTLHSSHQLVNENRFSQVLPDSDADLCFSLTDYTDATSNFFYADCPGVVALSNLDEMSKVFTLPRVLAVHCANFVGNDHLEMNSTLNGIRILPSDLWILRSEVEIWNDYPNKYSFVVLRSILGSEMLLNSHLMTWIIENSPRYGVVIDVALRDHIFLLFRLCFMAIYKEALGFQVALEKGNGMEGGSVNSCFKCPILIQVLMWLASQLSVLYGETNGKFFAVNMLRQCILDAALRLLLPSEQKSTEGLTLGKGCHDLEISCSDIQSVKMNELDQKVVNNGNVTGGETVNCRVILVSQVAAAVAALHERFLLEEKIKALRFAHLQTKYQRVSEYNYISQRACEERKRRCNYRPIIEHDGLPKQQSYNEDANKTKTREELLAEERDYKRRRMSYRGKKAKRSTLQVTRDIIEEYMEEIMKAGGIGCFVKGPEERGIKSEQPSDHNITRNIVADVHTRGSNDPCGDARHSSGHSKKQSFHDSRYLVSDKPQKGHYEQYGSPEDERKISHKDKYDRDHYHRFSDQSSIPSQSHKWKRYPNDRDDEVPAETRHHETKKLASSSSHGRSSSSSRSGNGSSARKDSHKLRASDSWKRNTADNHSSEHLVSNSFSDRVCCMLCFTF, encoded by the exons ATGAGAGCCGTCAACCCTTCCCTTCCATTTCCTCCTAACCAAACTTTCCCCAGTTTCCTTCCtccaaaccctaaccctaattCCCATATCCATGATTCTTCGCATTCTGAATCTCAACATCCTTCTCTCGACTTGCCTTCTTCCTTTTCCTCCCTCAATACCCTCATCCATCTCGCTAATCAAACCCTTGAATCTCTCTCCTACCTCACCCCATCTGTTTTCGCGAACCATTCTCGTCTCCTTCACTGCTATTTTGATCGGCGCCACCGTGTCCCCCCGCATTCTCTCTTCCGTCACTCCCTCCTCTGCCCTTCTGCTTCCCTGCATCCTATTGACCCCACCCAACTTTTTCAATCCTTGCTTTACCCCCAAACGCTTCATTCATCTCATCAATTGGTTAATGAAAACCGCTTCTCTCAAGTTCTCCCGGATTCGGATGCAGACCTTTGCTTTTCTCTCACTGATTATACTGATGCCACTTCCAATTTCTTCTATGCTGATTGCCCTGGCGTCGTTGCATTGTCTAACCTTGATGAAATGTCCAAAGTCTTCACACTTCCCCGTGTTTTGGCCGTTCATTGTGCTAATTTTGTCGGTAATGACCATTTAGAGATGAATAGTACTTTGAATGGGATACGAATACTTCCTTCTGACTTGTGGATTCTTAGAAGTGAGGTAGAAATTTGGAATGACTATCCCAATAAGTATTCGTTTGTTGTGCTTCGGTCCATATTGGGCTCAGAGATGCTTTTGAACAGCCATTTGATGACATGGATCATTGAAAATTCGCCTCGGTATGGTGTTGTTATTGATGTTGCTTTGAGggatcatatatttttgctGTTTAGGTTGTGTTTTATGGCAATCTATAAGGAAGCTTTGGGGTTTCAAGTTGCCTTGGAAAAAGGTAACGGAATGGAGGGTGGATCAGTGAATAGCTGTTTTAAGTGTCCGATTTTGATTCAAGTATTGATGTGGCTAGCATCGCAGCTTTCCGTGTTGTACGGGGAAACAAACGGGAAATTCTTTGCTGTTAACATGCTTAGACAATGTATACTAGATGCTGCATTGCGGTTGCTTTTACCATCCGAACAAAAATCTACGGAGGGTCTGACTTTAGGAAAGGGTTGTCATGATCTCGAAATTAGTTGTAGTGACATACAGAGTGTGAAGATGAACGAATTGGATCAGAAAGTTGTGAATAATGGCAATGTTACTGGAGGAGAAACGGTCAATTGTAGGGTGATTCTTGTGTCCCAAGTTGCTGCAGCTGTTGCAGCATTGCATGAGCGTTTCCTACTGGAAGAAAAGATCAAAGCTTTACGCTTTGCTCATCTGCAAACAAAATATCAGCG GGTTTCTGAGTATAATTATATCTCTCAAAGAGCTTGTGAAGAGCGCAAGAGACGTTGCAACTATAGACCTATAATTGAGCATGATGGACTCCCAAAGCAGCAGTCTTATAATGAG GATGCAAACAAGACCAAAACAAGGGAGGAATTGTTGGCTGAAGAAAGGGATTATAAACGTCGAAGAATGTCATACCGTGGAAAGAAGGCAAAGCGATCAACTTTACAG GTTACGAGAGATATTATTGAGGAATACATGGAGGAGATTATGAAAGCTGGAGGAATTGGGTGCTTTGTCAAGGGACCTGAAGAGAGAGGAATAAAATCTGAACAACCAAGTGATCATAATATTACAAGAAATATTGTTGCTGACGTGCACACAAGAGGAAGCAACGACCCATGTGGAGATGCCAGACATAGCTCAGGTCATTCCAAGAAGCAGTCTTTTCATGATAGTAGATACTTGGTTTCTGATAAGCCACAAAAAGGTCATTATGAGCAATATGGCTCCCCGGAAGATGAAAGGAAAATTTCCCATAAGGACAAATATGATCGAGATCACTATCATAGGTTCTCAGATCAAAGCAGTATTCCTAGCCAGTCACACAAATGGAAGAGATATCCAAATGATCGAGATGATGAGGTGCCAGCAGAAACCAGGCATCATGAAACTAAAAAGCTGGCTTCTAGCAGCTCCCATGGAAGATCATCTTCATCCTCAAGATCTGGGAATGGTTCAAGTGCAAGGAAGGATAGCCATAAGTTGAGAGCCAGTGATAGTTGGAAGAGGAACACGGCTGATAATCACAGTTCAGAGCATTTGGTGTCTAATTCATTCAGTGATAG GGTGTGCTGCATGCTGTGCTTTACTTTTTAA
- the LOC103487266 gene encoding U11/U12 small nuclear ribonucleoprotein 48 kDa protein isoform X1 yields the protein MRAVNPSLPFPPNQTFPSFLPPNPNPNSHIHDSSHSESQHPSLDLPSSFSSLNTLIHLANQTLESLSYLTPSVFANHSRLLHCYFDRRHRVPPHSLFRHSLLCPSASLHPIDPTQLFQSLLYPQTLHSSHQLVNENRFSQVLPDSDADLCFSLTDYTDATSNFFYADCPGVVALSNLDEMSKVFTLPRVLAVHCANFVGNDHLEMNSTLNGIRILPSDLWILRSEVEIWNDYPNKYSFVVLRSILGSEMLLNSHLMTWIIENSPRYGVVIDVALRDHIFLLFRLCFMAIYKEALGFQVALEKGNGMEGGSVNSCFKCPILIQVLMWLASQLSVLYGETNGKFFAVNMLRQCILDAALRLLLPSEQKSTEGLTLGKGCHDLEISCSDIQSVKMNELDQKVVNNGNVTGGETVNCRVILVSQVAAAVAALHERFLLEEKIKALRFAHLQTKYQRVSEYNYISQRACEERKRRCNYRPIIEHDGLPKQQSYNEQDANKTKTREELLAEERDYKRRRMSYRGKKAKRSTLQVTRDIIEEYMEEIMKAGGIGCFVKGPEERGIKSEQPSDHNITRNIVADVHTRGSNDPCGDARHSSGHSKKQSFHDSRYLVSDKPQKGHYEQYGSPEDERKISHKDKYDRDHYHRFSDQSSIPSQSHKWKRYPNDRDDEVPAETRHHETKKLASSSSHGRSSSSSRSGNGSSARKDSHKLRASDSWKRNTADNHSSEHLVSNSFSDRVCCMLCFTF from the exons ATGAGAGCCGTCAACCCTTCCCTTCCATTTCCTCCTAACCAAACTTTCCCCAGTTTCCTTCCtccaaaccctaaccctaattCCCATATCCATGATTCTTCGCATTCTGAATCTCAACATCCTTCTCTCGACTTGCCTTCTTCCTTTTCCTCCCTCAATACCCTCATCCATCTCGCTAATCAAACCCTTGAATCTCTCTCCTACCTCACCCCATCTGTTTTCGCGAACCATTCTCGTCTCCTTCACTGCTATTTTGATCGGCGCCACCGTGTCCCCCCGCATTCTCTCTTCCGTCACTCCCTCCTCTGCCCTTCTGCTTCCCTGCATCCTATTGACCCCACCCAACTTTTTCAATCCTTGCTTTACCCCCAAACGCTTCATTCATCTCATCAATTGGTTAATGAAAACCGCTTCTCTCAAGTTCTCCCGGATTCGGATGCAGACCTTTGCTTTTCTCTCACTGATTATACTGATGCCACTTCCAATTTCTTCTATGCTGATTGCCCTGGCGTCGTTGCATTGTCTAACCTTGATGAAATGTCCAAAGTCTTCACACTTCCCCGTGTTTTGGCCGTTCATTGTGCTAATTTTGTCGGTAATGACCATTTAGAGATGAATAGTACTTTGAATGGGATACGAATACTTCCTTCTGACTTGTGGATTCTTAGAAGTGAGGTAGAAATTTGGAATGACTATCCCAATAAGTATTCGTTTGTTGTGCTTCGGTCCATATTGGGCTCAGAGATGCTTTTGAACAGCCATTTGATGACATGGATCATTGAAAATTCGCCTCGGTATGGTGTTGTTATTGATGTTGCTTTGAGggatcatatatttttgctGTTTAGGTTGTGTTTTATGGCAATCTATAAGGAAGCTTTGGGGTTTCAAGTTGCCTTGGAAAAAGGTAACGGAATGGAGGGTGGATCAGTGAATAGCTGTTTTAAGTGTCCGATTTTGATTCAAGTATTGATGTGGCTAGCATCGCAGCTTTCCGTGTTGTACGGGGAAACAAACGGGAAATTCTTTGCTGTTAACATGCTTAGACAATGTATACTAGATGCTGCATTGCGGTTGCTTTTACCATCCGAACAAAAATCTACGGAGGGTCTGACTTTAGGAAAGGGTTGTCATGATCTCGAAATTAGTTGTAGTGACATACAGAGTGTGAAGATGAACGAATTGGATCAGAAAGTTGTGAATAATGGCAATGTTACTGGAGGAGAAACGGTCAATTGTAGGGTGATTCTTGTGTCCCAAGTTGCTGCAGCTGTTGCAGCATTGCATGAGCGTTTCCTACTGGAAGAAAAGATCAAAGCTTTACGCTTTGCTCATCTGCAAACAAAATATCAGCG GGTTTCTGAGTATAATTATATCTCTCAAAGAGCTTGTGAAGAGCGCAAGAGACGTTGCAACTATAGACCTATAATTGAGCATGATGGACTCCCAAAGCAGCAGTCTTATAATGAG CAGGATGCAAACAAGACCAAAACAAGGGAGGAATTGTTGGCTGAAGAAAGGGATTATAAACGTCGAAGAATGTCATACCGTGGAAAGAAGGCAAAGCGATCAACTTTACAG GTTACGAGAGATATTATTGAGGAATACATGGAGGAGATTATGAAAGCTGGAGGAATTGGGTGCTTTGTCAAGGGACCTGAAGAGAGAGGAATAAAATCTGAACAACCAAGTGATCATAATATTACAAGAAATATTGTTGCTGACGTGCACACAAGAGGAAGCAACGACCCATGTGGAGATGCCAGACATAGCTCAGGTCATTCCAAGAAGCAGTCTTTTCATGATAGTAGATACTTGGTTTCTGATAAGCCACAAAAAGGTCATTATGAGCAATATGGCTCCCCGGAAGATGAAAGGAAAATTTCCCATAAGGACAAATATGATCGAGATCACTATCATAGGTTCTCAGATCAAAGCAGTATTCCTAGCCAGTCACACAAATGGAAGAGATATCCAAATGATCGAGATGATGAGGTGCCAGCAGAAACCAGGCATCATGAAACTAAAAAGCTGGCTTCTAGCAGCTCCCATGGAAGATCATCTTCATCCTCAAGATCTGGGAATGGTTCAAGTGCAAGGAAGGATAGCCATAAGTTGAGAGCCAGTGATAGTTGGAAGAGGAACACGGCTGATAATCACAGTTCAGAGCATTTGGTGTCTAATTCATTCAGTGATAG GGTGTGCTGCATGCTGTGCTTTACTTTTTAA
- the LOC103487266 gene encoding U11/U12 small nuclear ribonucleoprotein 48 kDa protein isoform X2 yields MRAVNPSLPFPPNQTFPSFLPPNPNPNSHIHDSSHSESQHPSLDLPSSFSSLNTLIHLANQTLESLSYLTPSVFANHSRLLHCYFDRRHRVPPHSLFRHSLLCPSASLHPIDPTQLFQSLLYPQTLHSSHQLVNENRFSQVLPDSDADLCFSLTDYTDATSNFFYADCPGVVALSNLDEMSKVFTLPRVLAVHCANFVGNDHLEMNSTLNGIRILPSDLWILRSEVEIWNDYPNKYSFVVLRSILGSEMLLNSHLMTWIIENSPRYGVVIDVALRDHIFLLFRLCFMAIYKEALGFQVALEKGNGMEGGSVNSCFKCPILIQVLMWLASQLSVLYGETNGKFFAVNMLRQCILDAALRLLLPSEQKSTEGLTLGKGCHDLEISCSDIQSVKMNELDQKVVNNGNVTGGETVNCRVILVSQVAAAVAALHERFLLEEKIKALRFAHLQTKYQRVSEYNYISQRACEERKRRCNYRPIIEHDGLPKQQSYNEQDANKTKTREELLAEERDYKRRRMSYRGKKAKRSTLQVTRDIIEEYMEEIMKAGGIGCFVKGPEERGIKSEQPSDHNITRNIVADVHTRGSNDPCGDARHSSGHSKKQSFHDSRYLVSDKPQKGHYEQYGSPEDERKISHKDKYDRDHYHRFSDQSSIPSQSHKWKRYPNDRDDEVPAETRHHETKKLASSSSHGRSSSSSRSGNGSSARKDSHKLRASDSWKRNTADNHSSEHLVSNSFSDSVLTNSPVYQ; encoded by the exons ATGAGAGCCGTCAACCCTTCCCTTCCATTTCCTCCTAACCAAACTTTCCCCAGTTTCCTTCCtccaaaccctaaccctaattCCCATATCCATGATTCTTCGCATTCTGAATCTCAACATCCTTCTCTCGACTTGCCTTCTTCCTTTTCCTCCCTCAATACCCTCATCCATCTCGCTAATCAAACCCTTGAATCTCTCTCCTACCTCACCCCATCTGTTTTCGCGAACCATTCTCGTCTCCTTCACTGCTATTTTGATCGGCGCCACCGTGTCCCCCCGCATTCTCTCTTCCGTCACTCCCTCCTCTGCCCTTCTGCTTCCCTGCATCCTATTGACCCCACCCAACTTTTTCAATCCTTGCTTTACCCCCAAACGCTTCATTCATCTCATCAATTGGTTAATGAAAACCGCTTCTCTCAAGTTCTCCCGGATTCGGATGCAGACCTTTGCTTTTCTCTCACTGATTATACTGATGCCACTTCCAATTTCTTCTATGCTGATTGCCCTGGCGTCGTTGCATTGTCTAACCTTGATGAAATGTCCAAAGTCTTCACACTTCCCCGTGTTTTGGCCGTTCATTGTGCTAATTTTGTCGGTAATGACCATTTAGAGATGAATAGTACTTTGAATGGGATACGAATACTTCCTTCTGACTTGTGGATTCTTAGAAGTGAGGTAGAAATTTGGAATGACTATCCCAATAAGTATTCGTTTGTTGTGCTTCGGTCCATATTGGGCTCAGAGATGCTTTTGAACAGCCATTTGATGACATGGATCATTGAAAATTCGCCTCGGTATGGTGTTGTTATTGATGTTGCTTTGAGggatcatatatttttgctGTTTAGGTTGTGTTTTATGGCAATCTATAAGGAAGCTTTGGGGTTTCAAGTTGCCTTGGAAAAAGGTAACGGAATGGAGGGTGGATCAGTGAATAGCTGTTTTAAGTGTCCGATTTTGATTCAAGTATTGATGTGGCTAGCATCGCAGCTTTCCGTGTTGTACGGGGAAACAAACGGGAAATTCTTTGCTGTTAACATGCTTAGACAATGTATACTAGATGCTGCATTGCGGTTGCTTTTACCATCCGAACAAAAATCTACGGAGGGTCTGACTTTAGGAAAGGGTTGTCATGATCTCGAAATTAGTTGTAGTGACATACAGAGTGTGAAGATGAACGAATTGGATCAGAAAGTTGTGAATAATGGCAATGTTACTGGAGGAGAAACGGTCAATTGTAGGGTGATTCTTGTGTCCCAAGTTGCTGCAGCTGTTGCAGCATTGCATGAGCGTTTCCTACTGGAAGAAAAGATCAAAGCTTTACGCTTTGCTCATCTGCAAACAAAATATCAGCG GGTTTCTGAGTATAATTATATCTCTCAAAGAGCTTGTGAAGAGCGCAAGAGACGTTGCAACTATAGACCTATAATTGAGCATGATGGACTCCCAAAGCAGCAGTCTTATAATGAG CAGGATGCAAACAAGACCAAAACAAGGGAGGAATTGTTGGCTGAAGAAAGGGATTATAAACGTCGAAGAATGTCATACCGTGGAAAGAAGGCAAAGCGATCAACTTTACAG GTTACGAGAGATATTATTGAGGAATACATGGAGGAGATTATGAAAGCTGGAGGAATTGGGTGCTTTGTCAAGGGACCTGAAGAGAGAGGAATAAAATCTGAACAACCAAGTGATCATAATATTACAAGAAATATTGTTGCTGACGTGCACACAAGAGGAAGCAACGACCCATGTGGAGATGCCAGACATAGCTCAGGTCATTCCAAGAAGCAGTCTTTTCATGATAGTAGATACTTGGTTTCTGATAAGCCACAAAAAGGTCATTATGAGCAATATGGCTCCCCGGAAGATGAAAGGAAAATTTCCCATAAGGACAAATATGATCGAGATCACTATCATAGGTTCTCAGATCAAAGCAGTATTCCTAGCCAGTCACACAAATGGAAGAGATATCCAAATGATCGAGATGATGAGGTGCCAGCAGAAACCAGGCATCATGAAACTAAAAAGCTGGCTTCTAGCAGCTCCCATGGAAGATCATCTTCATCCTCAAGATCTGGGAATGGTTCAAGTGCAAGGAAGGATAGCCATAAGTTGAGAGCCAGTGATAGTTGGAAGAGGAACACGGCTGATAATCACAGTTCAGAGCATTTGGTGTCTAATTCATTCAGTGATAG TGTTTTGACCAACAGCCCAGTTTATCAGTGA